The Streptomyces sp. NBC_01275 genome has a segment encoding these proteins:
- a CDS encoding aspartate/glutamate racemase family protein, with protein MRIVVTNCNTTQEMTEEIVRGARAAAGPGTTVTGLTPTWGPESAESWLDSYLSAAAVMDTLRTYDGPPYDAVVMAGFGEHGREGVRELVDVPVVDITEAAAHLACLLGRRYGVVTTLERSCGQIEDSLELAGVGRNCAAVVGTGLGVLDLGDADRTEAAFLAAAEQARDAGAEVLVLGCAGMTGLQRAVGEKLGLPVVDGVGAAVKLAEALVGMGLRTSRTGSFAKPVPKRRAWGPGEPR; from the coding sequence GTGCGGATCGTCGTCACCAACTGCAACACCACGCAGGAGATGACCGAGGAGATCGTGCGAGGCGCCCGGGCCGCGGCAGGCCCGGGCACCACCGTGACCGGACTGACCCCCACCTGGGGCCCCGAGTCCGCGGAGAGCTGGCTCGACAGCTACCTCTCCGCCGCCGCCGTCATGGACACGCTGCGCACCTACGACGGTCCGCCCTACGACGCCGTGGTCATGGCCGGCTTCGGCGAGCACGGACGCGAGGGCGTCCGGGAGCTGGTGGACGTACCCGTCGTCGACATCACCGAGGCCGCGGCCCACCTGGCCTGTCTGCTCGGACGCCGGTACGGGGTCGTCACCACGCTGGAACGGTCCTGCGGCCAGATCGAGGACAGCCTGGAACTGGCCGGAGTGGGCCGCAACTGCGCCGCCGTCGTCGGCACCGGACTCGGCGTCCTCGACCTGGGCGACGCCGACCGCACGGAGGCGGCCTTCCTCGCGGCCGCCGAGCAGGCCCGGGACGCGGGCGCCGAGGTGCTGGTCCTGGGGTGCGCCGGGATGACGGGACTGCAACGGGCGGTGGGCGAGAAACTGGGCCTGCCGGTCGTGGACGGCGTCGGCGCGGCGGTGAAACTGGCGGAGGCGCTGGTCGGGATGGGACTGCGGACGAGCCGCACGGGGAGCTTCGCGAAGCCGGTGCCCAAGCGAAGGGCGTGGGGGCCGGGGGAGCCTCGATAA
- a CDS encoding NCS1 family nucleobase:cation symporter-1: protein MSLADRAEATGAPAFVPDPRLTNEDLAPAGKRNWKVFDLFAMWMSDVHNLGNYTFAAGLLVLGMNVWQVFTSLLVGFVLIYIGMNWMGRIGQRHGVPFPVVSRISFGVWGANIPALIRAVIAIMWYGIQTYLASVAVNVMLLAAWPGLESWTHNSFLGLDALGWISFLSLWLIQAVIISQGMESVRKFQDFCGPAIWLVMIALAIWVLSKAGWTISLTSTPHPVSVGEQWRQWFGAIGLILATYGTLMLNFCDFSRFAPDYKTVRRGNFWGLPLNSTAFVVVSVIVTAGSLEVFGEAITDPAELVAKVGNTWVLVLGALTFAVATMGVNIVANFVSPAYDLANVWPQKITFKVGGMISTVAALVVTPWNLFSNPTVVQYFLGGLGAFLGPLFGVIMVDYYWVKRGRVDVDELFDATPGAPYYYRKGVNPKALWAFLPSAGVAAVLALVKTFSDVAPYSWFIGTALGAGLYVLLCRDERAAGSAVAVEKPLEV from the coding sequence GTGTCCCTCGCCGACCGCGCCGAAGCCACCGGCGCACCAGCGTTCGTCCCCGACCCCCGGCTCACCAACGAAGACCTCGCGCCCGCCGGGAAGCGCAACTGGAAGGTCTTCGACCTCTTCGCCATGTGGATGTCCGACGTCCACAACCTCGGCAACTACACGTTCGCCGCGGGCCTGCTGGTCCTCGGCATGAACGTGTGGCAGGTCTTCACCTCCCTCCTCGTCGGCTTCGTGCTCATCTACATCGGCATGAACTGGATGGGGAGGATCGGCCAGCGCCACGGCGTCCCCTTCCCCGTGGTCAGCCGCATCAGCTTCGGCGTCTGGGGCGCCAACATCCCGGCCCTGATCCGGGCCGTGATCGCCATCATGTGGTACGGCATCCAGACCTACCTCGCCTCCGTCGCCGTCAACGTGATGCTGCTGGCGGCCTGGCCCGGCCTGGAGTCCTGGACGCACAACTCGTTCCTGGGCCTCGACGCGCTCGGCTGGATCTCCTTCCTGTCCCTCTGGCTGATCCAGGCGGTGATCATCAGCCAGGGCATGGAGTCGGTGCGCAAGTTCCAGGACTTCTGCGGCCCGGCGATCTGGCTGGTGATGATCGCCCTGGCGATCTGGGTCCTGTCCAAGGCCGGCTGGACCATCTCGCTCACCAGCACCCCGCACCCGGTCTCCGTCGGCGAGCAGTGGCGGCAGTGGTTCGGCGCGATCGGCCTGATCCTCGCCACCTACGGCACGCTGATGCTCAACTTCTGCGACTTCTCCCGCTTCGCCCCCGACTACAAGACGGTCCGACGCGGCAACTTCTGGGGCCTGCCCCTGAACTCGACGGCGTTCGTGGTCGTCTCCGTGATCGTCACCGCCGGCTCGCTGGAGGTGTTCGGCGAGGCCATCACCGACCCGGCCGAGCTCGTCGCCAAGGTCGGCAACACCTGGGTGCTCGTCCTGGGCGCGCTCACCTTCGCCGTCGCGACCATGGGCGTCAACATCGTCGCCAACTTCGTCTCACCGGCGTACGACCTCGCCAACGTCTGGCCGCAGAAGATCACCTTCAAGGTCGGCGGCATGATCAGCACGGTGGCGGCCCTGGTGGTCACCCCATGGAACCTGTTCTCCAACCCCACGGTCGTCCAGTACTTCCTCGGCGGCCTCGGCGCCTTCCTCGGCCCGCTGTTCGGCGTGATCATGGTCGACTACTACTGGGTCAAGCGCGGTCGCGTCGACGTGGACGAACTGTTCGACGCGACTCCCGGCGCCCCCTACTACTACCGCAAGGGCGTCAACCCCAAGGCCCTGTGGGCGTTCCTCCCCTCCGCCGGGGTCGCCGCCGTGCTCGCGCTGGTCAAGACCTTCAGCGACGTGGCCCCTTACTCCTGGTTCATCGGGACGGCCCTCGGGGCCGGTCTGTACGTGCTGCTGTGCCGCGACGAGCGCGCGGCCGGATCCGCGGTCGCCGTCGAGAAGCCCCTGGAGGTCTGA
- a CDS encoding FUSC family protein, with amino-acid sequence MPWSAVTRGALAAGPLLLVAVLTDRVSLGVIAAIAAMLAGINDRPGSRRTAVKRLGAPALAGAGGLLVGTYAGDHVGAVALTALLTGLGLLAGGMSAIGPVASGGGTQLLVAAAIGAGMPAPEAGWTRALAFLAGAGWLLALRLALPTPGSLTGDFRFDGERDAVAGVYDAVATLLAAAGTQHATARRAALTAALDHAQDALAGPRLRRFASSATERRLHAQYAAALPLAEAATALAWAGESVSGRAAEGPRRLAAAVRENTHTGPLPAPSRSAPALRALDDALLHAADAFDQGSATDLHTRRRGARALLRTAFGAGGREYGLRVALSFGASAGIAQALHHSHWYGQHTHWYWLPATAVFLVKPDLGPLASRVLSRAAGTVLGALVFAGFAAVLPRPEGLVALVAVCGALVPVSTRHFAAQTAVVTALVLSLVMVGGEPQASASRIVETLLACAIVLIVGHLPMPGQRGGQVRARLAAAEAAAHAYLAHVLDGSDTTDTTDTTDNADNADNSGGSGCSDGSGGSGGSEDRAERWTLRREAYRTLAEARTAIALSAHELPALARHTEGTDEVAAILERLVDTTTACAVHLDDTGRLTPGHRQRLAELLAELAAAREKVGLPTPDPALPIAG; translated from the coding sequence GTGCCCTGGAGCGCGGTCACGCGAGGCGCGCTGGCGGCGGGGCCCCTGTTGCTCGTGGCCGTTCTCACCGACCGTGTCTCGCTCGGCGTCATCGCCGCCATCGCCGCCATGCTCGCCGGGATCAACGACCGGCCCGGCAGCCGACGGACCGCCGTCAAACGGCTGGGGGCACCCGCGCTCGCCGGGGCGGGCGGGCTGCTCGTCGGGACGTACGCCGGGGACCACGTCGGAGCCGTCGCGCTGACGGCCCTGCTCACCGGGCTCGGGCTGCTGGCCGGCGGGATGAGCGCCATCGGACCCGTCGCCTCCGGGGGCGGGACGCAACTGCTGGTCGCCGCCGCGATCGGGGCCGGGATGCCGGCGCCGGAGGCCGGCTGGACCCGGGCCCTCGCCTTCCTCGCCGGCGCCGGATGGCTGCTGGCGCTGCGGCTCGCGCTGCCCACGCCCGGCTCGCTGACCGGCGACTTCCGCTTCGACGGGGAGCGGGACGCGGTGGCCGGCGTGTACGACGCCGTCGCCACGCTGCTCGCCGCCGCAGGCACCCAGCACGCCACCGCCCGCCGCGCCGCCCTCACCGCCGCCCTCGACCACGCCCAGGACGCCCTCGCCGGACCCCGGCTGCGACGCTTCGCCAGCTCCGCGACCGAACGGCGACTGCACGCCCAGTACGCCGCCGCCCTGCCGCTGGCCGAGGCCGCGACCGCCCTCGCCTGGGCCGGGGAGTCCGTCTCCGGGCGCGCCGCCGAAGGACCCCGACGGCTCGCCGCCGCCGTACGCGAGAACACGCACACCGGGCCGTTGCCCGCGCCCTCCCGGTCCGCGCCCGCGCTGCGCGCCCTCGACGACGCCCTGCTGCACGCCGCCGACGCCTTCGACCAGGGGAGCGCGACCGATCTGCACACCCGGCGGAGGGGTGCGAGGGCCTTGCTGCGGACCGCCTTCGGAGCCGGCGGGCGCGAGTACGGGCTGCGGGTCGCCCTCTCCTTCGGGGCCAGCGCCGGCATCGCGCAGGCCCTGCACCACTCCCACTGGTACGGGCAGCACACGCACTGGTACTGGCTGCCCGCCACCGCCGTCTTCCTGGTCAAGCCCGACCTCGGGCCCCTGGCCTCGCGGGTGCTGTCCCGGGCCGCGGGCACCGTGCTTGGGGCGCTCGTCTTCGCCGGGTTCGCCGCCGTGCTGCCGAGGCCGGAGGGGCTCGTGGCGCTGGTCGCCGTCTGCGGGGCGCTGGTCCCCGTCTCCACCCGGCACTTCGCCGCCCAGACCGCCGTCGTCACCGCCCTCGTGCTGTCCCTCGTGATGGTCGGCGGGGAACCGCAGGCCTCCGCCAGCCGGATCGTCGAAACCCTGCTGGCCTGCGCGATCGTGCTGATCGTCGGACATCTGCCGATGCCGGGGCAGCGCGGCGGCCAGGTGCGCGCCCGGCTCGCCGCCGCCGAGGCCGCCGCGCACGCCTACCTCGCCCATGTGCTCGACGGCTCCGACACCACTGACACCACTGACACCACTGACAATGCTGATAACGCTGACAACTCCGGCGGCTCCGGTTGCTCCGACGGCTCAGGCGGTTCCGGGGGCTCCGAGGACCGCGCCGAGCGCTGGACCCTGCGCCGCGAGGCCTACCGCACCCTCGCCGAGGCCCGCACCGCCATAGCCCTCTCCGCCCATGAACTGCCCGCCCTCGCCCGGCACACGGAGGGCACGGACGAGGTCGCCGCGATCCTGGAACGGCTCGTCGACACGACCACCGCCTGCGCCGTCCACCTCGACGACACCGGCCGGCTCACCCCGGGACATCGGCAGCGGCTCGCCGAACTCCTCGCCGAACTCGCCGCAGCACGCGAGAAGGTGGGGCTGCCGACTCCGGATCCGGCGCTGCCCATCGCCGGGTAG
- a CDS encoding LamG domain-containing protein, with amino-acid sequence MVSRRGLLGGAALVGAGAVTGVVGGAGNAAADAPLDTPFTPVTAPHLAEAEQLVQYQRLLAAGHLPTGLTGHWPLDGTGADRSGRERPVALGSGASWTTLRAGGELSLDGTSGAYAATTSVLDTTAPFTVSAWLRLADDADPANMYTAVSQDGASCSRFLLQYDDTAAAWAFKVRGEDQSVKVSALAATPVALGRWTHLTGVWDGARIQLYVDGVLEGSADTTLSWAATQGFNVGRARWDGAYANRFKGSIDDVRAYGRALSTDEIALVSGRTARANNVYLVGAASNVVWGRPDDLPSWIARARCSSFVTWVLRHTYGWATDDYFRQYFQDRIPEAADYRKAFTDGTGGPRFQRIRKVADLRPGDLIAVDYNGSDADNTGHIVLVRQIKGVYTGALNFAGETQYAVEVADCTSDPHGVYGLGGYALYPDTRMGGSADTDDFEGVGIGHMMFYAADATGEFSRYRWSVNTGSAKTYTVAQRPIAAARIM; translated from the coding sequence ATGGTCAGCAGACGTGGGCTGTTGGGCGGAGCCGCACTCGTGGGGGCCGGCGCCGTGACCGGTGTGGTCGGCGGCGCCGGGAACGCCGCGGCCGACGCCCCGCTGGACACCCCGTTCACACCGGTCACCGCACCGCATCTGGCCGAGGCCGAGCAACTGGTGCAGTACCAGCGTCTGCTGGCGGCCGGCCATCTGCCCACAGGTCTGACGGGCCACTGGCCGCTGGACGGGACCGGAGCCGACCGCTCCGGCCGCGAGCGTCCCGTCGCCCTCGGCTCCGGCGCGAGCTGGACGACGCTGCGGGCGGGCGGCGAGCTGAGCCTCGACGGGACCTCCGGGGCGTACGCCGCCACGACCTCCGTACTGGACACCACCGCCCCCTTCACGGTCTCGGCCTGGCTGCGGCTGGCCGACGACGCCGACCCGGCGAACATGTACACGGCCGTCAGCCAGGACGGCGCCTCGTGCAGCCGCTTCCTCCTGCAGTACGACGACACCGCCGCGGCCTGGGCGTTCAAGGTGCGCGGCGAGGACCAGAGCGTCAAGGTCTCCGCCCTCGCCGCCACCCCCGTCGCGCTGGGCCGCTGGACCCACCTGACCGGAGTCTGGGACGGCGCCCGCATCCAGCTGTATGTCGACGGCGTCCTGGAGGGCAGCGCGGACACCACGCTGTCATGGGCCGCGACGCAGGGCTTCAACGTGGGCCGGGCCCGCTGGGACGGCGCGTACGCCAACCGCTTCAAGGGCTCGATCGACGACGTCCGGGCGTACGGCCGCGCCCTGAGCACCGATGAGATCGCGCTGGTCAGCGGCCGGACGGCCCGGGCCAACAACGTCTACCTCGTCGGCGCGGCCTCGAACGTCGTCTGGGGGCGGCCCGACGACCTGCCGAGCTGGATCGCGCGCGCCCGCTGCTCGTCGTTCGTCACCTGGGTGCTGCGCCACACCTACGGATGGGCGACCGACGACTACTTCCGCCAGTACTTCCAGGACCGCATCCCGGAGGCCGCCGACTACCGCAAGGCGTTCACCGACGGCACCGGCGGCCCGCGCTTCCAGCGCATCCGCAAGGTCGCCGACCTGCGGCCGGGTGATCTGATCGCGGTGGACTACAACGGCTCCGACGCCGACAACACCGGGCACATCGTGCTGGTCCGCCAGATCAAGGGCGTCTACACGGGCGCTCTGAACTTCGCCGGCGAGACCCAGTACGCCGTCGAGGTCGCCGACTGCACCTCCGACCCGCACGGCGTCTACGGTCTGGGCGGCTACGCCCTGTACCCCGACACCCGCATGGGCGGCAGCGCCGACACCGACGACTTCGAGGGCGTGGGCATCGGCCACATGATGTTCTACGCCGCCGACGCCACCGGCGAGTTCTCCCGCTACCGGTGGAGCGTCAACACCGGGTCGGCGAAGACGTACACCGTCGCCCAGCGGCCGATCGCGGCGGCACGGATCATGTGA
- a CDS encoding GntR family transcriptional regulator: MSSTAKIEPLGAVRERVLATLRQDIIAGRLRPGDRLVERELAERFGVSRVPVREAIRALVSDGFVLFESARRTVVRRLTPDDVKELFELREALEVYAAGLAASRATPEALAELRKLLDRTATATAAGDAETITDVNTRFHDGILAMAGNSLLISVMEPVDGRLRWLTRQNEEWPQLLTEHQELYDAIASGDPDRARAHALSHVQANYRSTVRHLFESPSERPTSA, translated from the coding sequence ATGAGCTCCACGGCGAAGATCGAACCCCTCGGCGCGGTGCGCGAGCGCGTCCTGGCCACGCTGCGGCAGGACATCATCGCGGGCCGGCTGCGCCCCGGCGACCGGCTCGTCGAACGCGAGCTGGCCGAACGGTTCGGGGTCTCGCGGGTACCGGTCCGGGAGGCGATCCGGGCCCTGGTCTCCGACGGCTTCGTCCTCTTCGAGTCGGCGCGCCGCACCGTCGTACGCCGACTCACCCCCGACGACGTCAAGGAACTCTTCGAGCTGCGCGAGGCGTTGGAGGTGTACGCGGCGGGGCTGGCCGCGTCACGGGCGACCCCGGAGGCCCTCGCGGAGCTGCGGAAGCTCCTCGACCGGACGGCCACCGCGACCGCGGCCGGAGACGCCGAGACGATCACCGACGTCAACACCCGCTTCCATGACGGCATCCTGGCCATGGCGGGCAACAGCCTGCTGATCTCGGTGATGGAACCGGTCGACGGCCGACTGCGCTGGCTCACCCGCCAGAACGAGGAATGGCCCCAACTCCTCACCGAACACCAGGAGCTGTACGACGCCATCGCCTCCGGCGACCCCGACCGCGCCCGCGCCCACGCCTTGAGCCACGTCCAGGCCAACTACCGCTCCACCGTGCGGCACCTGTTCGAGTCCCCGTCCGAACGACCGACCTCTGCCTGA
- a CDS encoding ABC transporter ATP-binding protein encodes MGWNQHRDAFLELSFRAMVTRLPSLLTASLRLAREADPQAARVVLSAEVARGAAQAVGLLAVNSVLGRLIGGGPIEDRLRGAAPALAAMAVVLLVGAVLRAASTYATGRLEPKVERVATELYLERAAAVELAAIEDHAFHKLLDTAQYGAASARRMIMYGTRVVNAMISLVAAAGVLTVLHPLLLPLLVTMTLPSAWSALTNARRRYESFHTWVQHARAGHLIASLLTEPEAAPEIRVHGVGPFLLRHFRAMSETAEAEQARLARLAARTGLIAATWTGLATAATYATLGGLLLTGTMALAVAGTAVIAIRSGSASLNTLVLEVNQLHEEALFVGDLQRLYVEAAERAIPVGGDALPEDPREIRFENVTFGYPGESTRPALDDVTLALPLGRIIALVGENGSGKTTLVKLLAGLYKPDRGRILWDDVDAAQADRGQLAERIAMLAQDFKRWPFTARVNVAVGRSSAPLTEERLAASIAEAGAEEVVADLPRGLDTLLARHFSGGHELSGGQWQRLGIARAAYRRGRILIVDEPTAALDARAELEVFEKIRALADSGQTVVLITHRLASVRHADLVHVLDQGRLVESGTPDELLAGGGVYAELYTLQAEQFTAQGPPSKVG; translated from the coding sequence ATGGGCTGGAACCAGCACCGGGACGCGTTCCTGGAGCTGAGCTTCCGCGCCATGGTGACCCGGCTGCCCTCGCTGCTCACCGCCAGCCTCCGGCTCGCCCGGGAGGCCGATCCGCAGGCGGCCAGGGTCGTGCTGTCCGCGGAGGTGGCCCGGGGCGCGGCACAGGCGGTGGGCCTGCTCGCGGTGAACTCCGTGCTGGGCCGGCTGATCGGCGGCGGCCCCATCGAGGACCGGCTGCGCGGGGCCGCTCCCGCGCTGGCCGCCATGGCCGTCGTACTCCTGGTCGGGGCGGTGTTGCGGGCCGCGTCGACATATGCCACCGGGCGGCTGGAGCCCAAGGTGGAGCGGGTGGCGACCGAGCTGTATCTGGAGCGGGCGGCGGCGGTCGAGCTCGCCGCGATCGAGGACCACGCCTTCCACAAGCTGCTGGACACCGCGCAGTACGGCGCCGCCTCGGCCCGCCGGATGATCATGTACGGCACGCGCGTGGTGAACGCGATGATCTCGCTGGTGGCGGCGGCCGGCGTGCTGACCGTGCTGCACCCGCTGCTGCTGCCCCTGCTGGTGACGATGACCCTGCCCAGCGCCTGGAGCGCCCTGACCAACGCCCGGCGCCGCTACGAGTCCTTCCACACCTGGGTGCAGCACGCGCGCGCGGGACATCTGATCGCGAGCCTGCTCACCGAGCCGGAGGCCGCCCCCGAGATCCGCGTCCACGGCGTCGGCCCCTTCCTGCTGCGGCACTTCCGCGCGATGTCGGAGACCGCGGAGGCGGAGCAGGCCCGGCTGGCCCGGCTCGCGGCGCGCACCGGGCTGATCGCGGCGACCTGGACGGGCCTGGCGACGGCGGCGACGTACGCCACGCTGGGCGGGCTGCTGCTGACCGGGACGATGGCGCTGGCGGTGGCGGGCACGGCCGTGATCGCGATCCGCAGCGGCTCCGCGAGCCTGAACACCCTGGTCCTGGAGGTCAACCAGCTGCACGAGGAAGCCCTGTTCGTGGGCGATCTCCAGCGCCTGTACGTGGAGGCGGCCGAACGGGCGATCCCGGTGGGCGGCGATGCCCTGCCGGAGGATCCGCGGGAGATCCGCTTCGAGAACGTCACCTTCGGCTATCCGGGGGAGTCGACCCGGCCCGCCCTGGACGACGTCACCCTGGCCCTCCCTCTCGGCCGGATCATCGCGCTCGTCGGCGAGAACGGCTCGGGCAAGACGACCTTGGTGAAGCTGCTGGCGGGGCTGTACAAGCCGGATCGCGGACGGATCCTGTGGGACGACGTGGACGCGGCGCAGGCGGACCGGGGTCAACTGGCCGAGCGGATCGCGATGCTGGCGCAGGACTTCAAGCGCTGGCCGTTCACGGCCCGGGTCAACGTCGCCGTCGGCCGGTCCTCCGCGCCGCTGACCGAGGAGCGGCTGGCCGCGTCGATCGCCGAGGCCGGCGCCGAGGAGGTGGTCGCGGACCTGCCGCGCGGCCTGGACACCCTGCTCGCCCGGCACTTCAGCGGCGGGCACGAGCTGTCGGGGGGCCAGTGGCAGCGCCTGGGCATCGCACGGGCCGCGTACCGGCGCGGGCGCATCCTGATCGTGGACGAGCCGACGGCGGCTCTGGACGCCCGGGCCGAGCTGGAGGTCTTCGAGAAGATCCGCGCGCTGGCCGACAGCGGCCAGACGGTCGTGCTGATCACCCACCGGCTGGCGTCGGTCCGGCACGCGGACCTGGTGCACGTCCTGGACCAGGGCCGGCTGGTGGAGTCCGGCACCCCCGACGAACTGCTGGCGGGCGGGGGCGTCTACGCCGAGCTGTACACGCTCCAGGCGGAGCAGTTCACCGCGCAAGGACCCCCGTCAAAGGTGGGTTGA
- a CDS encoding endonuclease/exonuclease/phosphatase family protein, giving the protein MLLGTWNLENLYRPGGPYGPQDKAAYEAKLAALAVVVAALDPGVLGVQEVGEPEALADLLETVGGAWHTALSSHPDGRGIRVGVVSRTPLEVLADTRALPAKLRPVQSDDSGATVEGTGRGFLAVETVTEAGPLRVAVAHLKSKLLTYPGDRFFPRDEGERARYGAYALYRRAAEATALRALADELLAGDGRERDVAVLGDLNDEVQAATTQILLGPPGSEIGTPGYPQADKGDAARLWDVAPLIPADRRYSRIDSGRRELIDHVLASHRLVHRVTAAGTGTGTEEELRLPSVGADPAARRSEPGSDHAPVWVRIG; this is encoded by the coding sequence ATGCTCCTCGGCACCTGGAACCTCGAGAACCTGTACCGGCCCGGCGGACCGTACGGCCCGCAGGACAAGGCCGCGTACGAGGCGAAGCTCGCCGCGCTCGCCGTCGTGGTCGCCGCGCTGGATCCCGGTGTGCTCGGTGTGCAGGAGGTCGGCGAGCCCGAGGCGCTGGCGGACCTGCTGGAGACGGTGGGCGGCGCCTGGCACACGGCGCTGTCGTCGCACCCCGACGGCCGGGGCATCCGGGTCGGCGTGGTCAGCCGTACGCCGCTGGAGGTGCTGGCCGACACGCGCGCGTTGCCGGCGAAGCTGCGCCCGGTGCAGTCGGACGACTCCGGGGCGACCGTGGAGGGGACGGGCCGCGGGTTCCTGGCGGTGGAGACGGTCACGGAGGCCGGGCCGCTGCGGGTGGCGGTGGCGCATCTGAAGTCGAAGCTGCTGACGTATCCGGGTGATCGTTTCTTCCCGCGCGACGAGGGCGAACGGGCCCGCTACGGCGCGTACGCCCTGTACCGCCGGGCCGCCGAGGCGACGGCGCTGCGCGCGCTCGCCGACGAGTTGCTGGCCGGCGACGGCCGGGAGCGGGACGTGGCGGTGCTGGGCGATCTGAACGACGAGGTGCAGGCGGCGACCACGCAGATCCTGCTCGGCCCGCCCGGCTCGGAGATCGGCACGCCCGGCTATCCCCAGGCCGACAAGGGCGACGCGGCCCGGCTGTGGGACGTCGCCCCGCTGATCCCCGCCGACCGGCGCTACTCGCGGATCGACTCGGGTCGCCGCGAGCTGATCGATCACGTCCTGGCCAGTCACCGCCTGGTCCACCGGGTGACGGCGGCGGGCACCGGGACCGGGACCGAGGAGGAGCTACGGCTCCCGTCGGTGGGCGCGGACCCGGCGGCGCGCCGGAGCGAGCCGGGGTCGGACCATGCGCCGGTGTGGGTGCGGATCGGTTGA
- a CDS encoding nucleotidyltransferase family protein, with protein sequence MPATPDHAFLRTTADRLAALPGVRAVALGGSRAQGHHRPDSDWDLAVYYRGSFDPDDLRAVGWEGEASEIGGWGGGVFNGGAWLTIDGRRVDVHYRDLDVVEHELAEAEQGRFRVEPLMFHLAGIPSYLVVAELAVNQVLHGPLPRPAGYPEKLREAACERWYGTARATLAYAVAGHAPHGRRTEAAGALAVAAAQTGHAVLAARGEWVTNEKRLLERAGLRRVDELVADVGSGSVAEALERARALFEETVTGARAG encoded by the coding sequence ATGCCCGCCACCCCCGACCACGCCTTCCTGCGGACCACCGCCGACCGCCTGGCCGCTCTCCCCGGCGTGCGGGCCGTCGCCCTCGGCGGATCCCGGGCCCAGGGACACCACCGCCCCGACAGCGACTGGGACCTCGCCGTCTACTACCGGGGCTCCTTCGACCCCGACGATCTCCGGGCCGTCGGGTGGGAGGGGGAGGCGTCCGAGATCGGCGGCTGGGGCGGCGGGGTCTTCAACGGAGGGGCCTGGCTGACGATCGACGGCCGCCGCGTCGACGTGCACTACCGGGACCTCGACGTCGTCGAGCACGAACTGGCGGAGGCGGAGCAGGGGCGGTTCCGGGTGGAGCCGTTGATGTTCCACCTCGCCGGCATCCCGAGTTACCTCGTCGTCGCCGAGCTCGCGGTCAACCAGGTGCTGCACGGCCCGTTGCCGCGTCCGGCCGGGTATCCCGAGAAGCTCCGCGAGGCCGCGTGCGAACGGTGGTACGGCACCGCGCGGGCGACGCTCGCCTACGCGGTCGCCGGCCACGCGCCCCACGGGCGGCGCACCGAGGCCGCCGGCGCGCTGGCCGTCGCCGCCGCCCAGACCGGGCATGCCGTGCTCGCCGCGCGCGGCGAGTGGGTGACGAACGAGAAGCGGCTGCTGGAGCGGGCCGGGCTGAGACGGGTCGACGAACTCGTCGCGGACGTCGGGAGCGGGTCCGTCGCCGAGGCCCTCGAACGGGCCCGAGCGCTCTTCGAGGAGACGGTGACCGGGGCCAGGGCGGGGTGA